AGCACACCAGTGATGATCGCTCGCGCGCGTCGGGCAAGCCCGTTCCATCGCTCGACCAGCGGGTCGACGCGGTCGCTACAGAACTGTGTGATGTCACTGCTGTGTTGGTTGAGGAGGCGTCCCACCAACCCAACCACGAAACAGACGACGAACGTTTGGAGGAAAACACCCACAAACGGCGGACCGAGCCGTTCTGGCAGCAATGAGAGTCGACGTGGGGTCCCGACCGCTCCGACAACAGCTGTCACAACTGCTGCGACAACGACCGACACAACCGTGAGCCGGAGGTACTGTGCGGCGTACTTTTTGCCTGCCTTTCGAACACGTTTGACGACCATTTGTGCTGTTCTGGACTGGTTATCACATTTAAAATACTGTATCGATGAAAGGTCTTATTTGCGAGAGTTCCGTTCAATCACTGTGAACTGTACACATATTACTGGGTATGGGCAGGCTCTGAGAGTCGCATCGTCCTTTCCAGTCGACTGTCCAACAGGGTCCGCACGGTAGGTGATACTTATGGCCACATACACCGCGATTGCGGACGTAAGCGAGACACTGGTTGCACTGCTTCGTGACCAGTTTGCCGCCCGCGATGACGTGTTTTCGATGGGCGGTGAGTCGGTTTCGCTGGTTGCGCCCGACGCAGTCGACGAGGAATCCGAGACACGGCTTTCGGTGTCGCTGTATCGGATCGAAGAGAACGCCTCGATGAAAAATACTGATTTGGCCCACGCGGCAGGCGATCCAACTGTCTCCCAGGAGCCGCCGCTCGCGCTTGATCTCTACTATCTGGTGACTGCCTACCCCGGTGGTGGGAGTGACGACGAGACAGCCGCGACAGTCGAACAGCAGCGCGTGTTGGGGCTGGCGATGCAGACGTTCCACGACAACGCCGTCCTGAGCGACGATCAGCTCACCGGCTCCCTCGATCCGGACGTCGACCTGCAGATCTCGCTGGTCAGTACCTCGGTCGACGAACTCACTGGGCTTTGGTCGACGGTCCCCGAGGCCGCCTTCCAGCCATCGGCGGTCTACCACGTCGGCCCGGTACTCATTGACTCCCGGCAGCGTGAGGAGGTAACGCCGGTCACTGATCGCGAGACGACAGTCGACCGCACGCCCGAGCGATAGTCGACCTCAACCGATACGAAATTTTAAACGTGAGATGTCGGCCAAAGCTACCAAGACGATGTACTGGACCGGCACTCGGTCGACAGCCCTCGGATTGCCTCCAGCCCTTGTTAGTCCGATCTCTGTCGGTGGTCGACTATGAACGGCAGCCGGTGGGATGACGGAGCCCTTGAACCACAAGT
This sequence is a window from Halohasta litchfieldiae. Protein-coding genes within it:
- a CDS encoding DUF4255 domain-containing protein — protein: MATYTAIADVSETLVALLRDQFAARDDVFSMGGESVSLVAPDAVDEESETRLSVSLYRIEENASMKNTDLAHAAGDPTVSQEPPLALDLYYLVTAYPGGGSDDETAATVEQQRVLGLAMQTFHDNAVLSDDQLTGSLDPDVDLQISLVSTSVDELTGLWSTVPEAAFQPSAVYHVGPVLIDSRQREEVTPVTDRETTVDRTPER